TCGAGTTCGGTTGTTGTTGTTGTGCTGTCGTCACTGAACGTCGTGAGGTGGCGAAGCGTAACCGATGCCCCGCTGTCTGTGAGTCGCTCGATGAGGGCTGACAGTTGGTGTCGGTCCTCGAGTGTGACGGTGACAACGAGGTTCCCGTGCTCAACGGCGTCGATGCTATAGACACAGTCGAAGGCATCGAGGACAGAGCAGACACAGGTGTTCGGCGTTTGCTGTTCAACATAGAGCGGTTCGCAGGTTTCGTCCGTACAGACGGTCGCCGTGCTACGACAGGTGCCATCGGGTGATCGGTTCTGAGAGACCGACACCGCATCCCGTGTTTCAGAGAGCAGCGCAGAGCCAACCGCCGACCGCGGCTCGACGGCGATAGTCGCCTGCAGTGGCGCAGTTGCCGATGTCGATGGCGGTGTAGACGACACTGACGAGGCTGAGTGAGATGACGGAGACTGGCTCTGGTCTGGCGCCATAGTGGCTGTTATGGGCATCCAGGTGGTATATGCCGCCCTTGTTCCATAGCACTGGGAATAACGATGCACCCTCTCGACGAAGCGTTCATGTTTGCTGCTAACACCGCTCTTTTTGCTCTCTGAGACGGACGGGGGTGTCCCTGTTCACTCGAGTGCTCTCAGGCGGCGATAGCACGGTTCTCACGCGCTACGAATCTAAAATCGCCCCCGAAGCAGTTCGCATTAGACGAACTGGACGACGTCCGGCAGCGGGAGCAGCGGCACCATGAACAGTCCCGCGATGGTGACAAGCCCCATCAGGACCGGGAACAGGATCATCGGATAGTTCGTCCCCTTGAGGACCCGGCCGAGGTCACTGCCCATACTCGAGAGTGATGGCGTTGTACTCTGTCGGAGGATCACCAACTCGAGGGCGAACAGGATGACTGTCGCCGCTGCAGAGACCATACAGAACGGACAGATTTCACCGATGACGCCGAGTTGTAGGTAGACGAAGTAACTGGAAAACAGGACACCACTGGCCGTAATGGGGGTCAGTATCTTGATAAGTAGGGGGTGTCGCGTGTCGAACCACCAGAGGGCAAGCCCAATCGTTGTCAGGTAGTAGAACCCACCAAGCGTCGCTAACGGAATCCCGAAGACGTACGCCCATGGACTTGTGATAACTTCGATACTTCCTTGGACTGGTGCATCCGCTGGTATTGCAGGAATTGCAAATAGGTGTATCGCAGTCAGTAAGACGGTGACGAGCCAGCCAATCACTGCAACAAGCGTGAAAGCCCCAAACAGGGCCGATACTCTCGGGGAATACTCCCACTCGTAATCGAACGACATCGGATTTGGTGTTTCGGTGGACATACAAGACTGACTTTGTGGTGGGTGTATAAAAGAATTGTGCTCTATTCCCAATTCAATAGCAAATACCATTCGGGAACGGAGACAGCTGTTGTTCCGAAAATGGAGCCAACAGACGGTCCACCATGGTTGGACACTGTGTGCTGTGTCTCCCTGCATTCCCGTCGGTCACGCGGCAACAACAGTTATTCACCAAGGCGACAATACGTTCGTATGTGCGCTCGAGTCGCCGATATCATGACTACTGACGTCGTCACCGCAGACAAGGCGTCATCGCTCGAGACGGTTGCCGAGCAACAGCTCAGACACGACGTTGGCAGCGTCATCATCACCACTGATGGCGAGCCGTACGGGATCATCACTGAGACAGATATCGTGCACGCAGCCTACAAGAGCGCCCGTGCACTCGCAGACATTTCGGCACAGGCTGTCGCCAGCCATCCACTGACCACCGTCGATCCTGACCGGTCTATCCGATTCGTCGTCAAACGGATGCAAGACGAGCGGATCAAGAAAGTGGTCGTCGTCGACAGCCTCGAGGTCGTCGGCATCATCACAACGCAGGATTTGATCGACCATTACGGTCTTCTGACTAGTGAGCTGAAAGACGTGACACAACAGCACCGTCAGCGACGGAAGTTCATGCACTGAACTCACCAGACGCATCTCCCTTACCGTGT
The nucleotide sequence above comes from Natronolimnobius baerhuensis. Encoded proteins:
- a CDS encoding CBS domain-containing protein; the encoded protein is MTTDVVTADKASSLETVAEQQLRHDVGSVIITTDGEPYGIITETDIVHAAYKSARALADISAQAVASHPLTTVDPDRSIRFVVKRMQDERIKKVVVVDSLEVVGIITTQDLIDHYGLLTSELKDVTQQHRQRRKFMH
- a CDS encoding vitamin K epoxide reductase family protein — protein: MSTETPNPMSFDYEWEYSPRVSALFGAFTLVAVIGWLVTVLLTAIHLFAIPAIPADAPVQGSIEVITSPWAYVFGIPLATLGGFYYLTTIGLALWWFDTRHPLLIKILTPITASGVLFSSYFVYLQLGVIGEICPFCMVSAAATVILFALELVILRQSTTPSLSSMGSDLGRVLKGTNYPMILFPVLMGLVTIAGLFMVPLLPLPDVVQFV
- a CDS encoding helix-turn-helix domain-containing protein, which codes for MSSTPPSTSATAPLQATIAVEPRSAVGSALLSETRDAVSVSQNRSPDGTCRSTATVCTDETCEPLYVEQQTPNTCVCSVLDAFDCVYSIDAVEHGNLVVTVTLEDRHQLSALIERLTDSGASVTLRHLTTFSDDSTTTTTELETSTITAKQWEAIELAVELDYYEQPRGVTLAELADRLEISVSAVSQRLTAVESTVIPALVDQS